In Candidatus Contubernalis alkalaceticus, the following proteins share a genomic window:
- a CDS encoding cobaltochelatase subunit CobN, which yields MHIIAAVGLDFEQEELMKAAELVKNISIKFFSAALINNTDQRKEIIDFVREKAQAVIITDHAWHTASDNFCQDIKESAGDIPVIPIGSELIQNHIYNADLQVISEKNRYFIYGGPQNMKNALHYIGVKLWGIDVQGVVEPEGVALEGIFHPDSELVYDSLESFTRWYENRPCCGKGPWVGLIIHRSSWISNNLEVEKALINELENNGLKVIPVFTYGYWDSELKTKDFDGMVRAYFSFQGRPVIEGLINLQVFVLRTVGAGGDVFQQAVDKMQQLDIPLFRPLISFFSSRERWEESPQGLTMEIPWCFTVPEMQGMIEPMILGCREENGKSLPILDRINKFASRVKNWIYLRETPNHEKKLVIILHNAPCSGVEATVGMAAGLDAFESTVGVMRELQKNGWSVENLPGDGSQLHKMIMEKKAYSDFRWTSVEDIIASGGCLYSMPMEGSDGYLGFYEELEEQCRKKMEEFWGPPPGEGMVYDGRLIITGIKFGNVTVLVEPKRGCYGAKCTGEVCKILQDPSCPPPHQYLAAFKYIEDIYKAHAVLHVGAHGSVEFLPGKSNALSKSCFPDIVLGNLPNLYIYNAGVGTEGILAKRRTSAVIIDHLPPVCSFQKKEVMELVDLANEYREVLCMKSQQVPVMEQRIRELIALIPGAQEIMQGEGPFLESLEKLKNSLVQSVCRPRTEKTHVFGRELAFEDACSYIREVVQSDLKVMELLRKYWEQDYQLQLFLMKFIEKTLNCRKLGSLTAKSLCSQDLNSDLAHAFDNLGKEVQEIFNKLQLIPQEITNLCQSLEGRYVPPGPCGMPDDNGKNIIPTGRNFYLMDIEKVPTRAAWEVGSSLAEQLIQRYIEDEGQYPEKIAMNMISLDISRTKGEQLSQALYLMGMKPVWDPRGRVVNLEVIPLEQLNRPRIDVTIRVSGILRDCYPQALGFIDSAVCKAAALPEPEELNFVRKHTLQIAQVLKKSGEAWELTRQSTIRIFGDRPGTYGAGVDLALKASAWKNERDLAKTFVYFSSYAYGNALAGQPAALEFVENVKAAQLAYDTTTSKRCDILSSGFGASVQGGFNLVKKVMHGKELKQYHGSRENPEEIKVSSLEEKMQENLEEKLFNPLWKESVKEKGYLGASELMQRMQNVFEWQCVTEIFPDTVLDRLVEEYVNDDEMREWFLEHNPFSAEEIARRFLELFQREKWQADSVVLQKLKSNYLKLEGDLEERLGENQGEIQAGTIEVINDAEVEEWKEKLEGVEKLFKTNDLNSIGKGD from the coding sequence ATGCACATTATTGCTGCTGTGGGGTTGGATTTTGAACAGGAAGAATTAATGAAAGCTGCAGAGCTTGTAAAAAACATAAGTATAAAATTTTTTTCGGCAGCCCTTATCAATAACACAGATCAGAGAAAGGAAATCATTGATTTTGTTAGAGAAAAGGCTCAGGCAGTAATTATTACTGACCATGCCTGGCATACCGCTTCCGATAATTTTTGTCAGGACATAAAGGAGTCGGCGGGGGATATACCGGTGATTCCAATCGGTTCTGAATTGATTCAAAATCATATATATAATGCAGATTTACAGGTTATCAGTGAGAAAAATCGCTATTTCATTTATGGCGGGCCCCAAAATATGAAAAATGCCCTTCATTATATAGGGGTTAAGTTGTGGGGTATAGACGTCCAGGGGGTAGTTGAACCTGAAGGGGTTGCTCTGGAGGGAATTTTTCACCCTGACTCTGAACTTGTTTATGATTCCCTGGAGAGTTTTACCCGGTGGTATGAAAACCGCCCCTGCTGCGGGAAAGGCCCTTGGGTGGGTTTAATTATTCATCGCAGCAGCTGGATCTCCAATAATTTAGAAGTGGAAAAAGCCTTGATTAATGAGTTGGAAAATAATGGCTTAAAGGTAATCCCGGTTTTTACTTATGGTTATTGGGACTCAGAACTAAAAACAAAAGACTTTGATGGGATGGTGAGAGCTTACTTCTCTTTTCAGGGCCGGCCAGTTATAGAGGGTCTGATTAATCTCCAGGTTTTTGTGCTGAGAACCGTTGGGGCCGGAGGAGATGTGTTTCAGCAGGCGGTGGATAAAATGCAGCAGCTGGATATTCCTTTGTTTAGGCCTTTAATCAGTTTTTTTAGCAGCAGGGAACGCTGGGAAGAAAGCCCTCAAGGACTGACAATGGAGATTCCCTGGTGTTTTACAGTGCCGGAAATGCAGGGTATGATTGAACCCATGATTCTGGGCTGCAGGGAAGAGAATGGAAAATCCCTTCCTATTTTGGACCGAATAAATAAATTTGCCAGCAGGGTTAAAAATTGGATTTACTTGAGAGAAACTCCCAACCATGAAAAAAAACTGGTTATTATCCTCCATAATGCCCCCTGCTCAGGGGTGGAAGCAACAGTGGGCATGGCGGCAGGATTGGATGCTTTTGAGAGTACTGTTGGGGTTATGAGGGAGCTGCAAAAAAACGGTTGGAGTGTAGAAAACCTCCCCGGGGACGGCAGTCAGCTGCATAAGATGATTATGGAGAAAAAAGCCTACAGCGATTTTCGCTGGACTTCGGTGGAAGACATCATAGCCAGCGGCGGCTGTCTTTACTCTATGCCTATGGAGGGAAGTGATGGCTACCTTGGTTTTTATGAAGAACTGGAGGAACAGTGCAGAAAAAAGATGGAGGAATTTTGGGGGCCGCCTCCCGGTGAAGGGATGGTTTATGACGGCCGGTTAATTATTACTGGAATAAAGTTTGGAAATGTTACTGTTTTAGTGGAGCCTAAACGAGGATGTTACGGAGCTAAATGCACCGGAGAGGTCTGCAAGATCCTACAGGACCCCAGCTGTCCGCCGCCCCATCAATACCTGGCTGCTTTTAAGTATATAGAGGATATTTACAAAGCCCATGCTGTCTTACATGTAGGTGCCCACGGCAGTGTAGAGTTTTTACCGGGAAAGTCTAACGCACTTTCCAAAAGTTGTTTTCCGGATATTGTTTTAGGCAATCTTCCCAATCTATATATTTATAATGCCGGGGTTGGAACCGAAGGAATATTGGCTAAAAGGAGGACCAGTGCGGTAATTATAGATCATCTGCCGCCGGTCTGTAGTTTTCAGAAAAAAGAAGTAATGGAGCTGGTGGATTTAGCCAATGAATACCGGGAAGTTTTGTGTATGAAGAGCCAGCAGGTTCCGGTAATGGAGCAGCGGATAAGGGAACTTATCGCCTTGATTCCCGGGGCCCAGGAAATTATGCAGGGGGAAGGTCCCTTTCTTGAGAGTTTGGAAAAATTAAAAAACAGCTTAGTCCAGTCGGTCTGCCGTCCCAGAACTGAAAAAACCCATGTCTTTGGCAGAGAATTAGCCTTTGAAGATGCCTGCAGCTATATCCGGGAAGTGGTGCAGTCTGATTTGAAGGTTATGGAACTCTTAAGAAAATATTGGGAGCAGGATTACCAACTGCAGCTTTTTTTAATGAAATTTATTGAGAAGACTTTAAATTGCCGGAAGTTGGGAAGTTTGACGGCTAAATCATTATGTTCACAGGATTTAAATAGCGATTTGGCACATGCATTTGACAATTTGGGAAAAGAAGTTCAGGAAATATTTAATAAATTACAGTTAATCCCCCAGGAGATAACAAATCTTTGTCAGTCCCTGGAGGGGAGATATGTTCCTCCGGGACCCTGCGGTATGCCTGATGACAACGGGAAAAATATCATCCCAACCGGCAGAAATTTTTATCTCATGGATATAGAAAAGGTTCCTACCAGGGCTGCCTGGGAGGTGGGAAGCAGCCTGGCTGAACAGCTGATCCAGAGATATATAGAGGATGAGGGGCAATACCCTGAAAAAATTGCTATGAACATGATATCCTTAGACATTTCCCGGACTAAAGGGGAACAGCTTTCTCAAGCTCTATATTTAATGGGTATGAAGCCGGTTTGGGATCCCAGAGGCAGGGTAGTGAATCTGGAGGTTATTCCTTTGGAACAGTTAAATCGCCCCCGGATTGACGTAACGATCAGGGTTTCCGGCATACTGCGGGACTGTTATCCCCAGGCTTTGGGATTTATTGATTCTGCCGTTTGTAAGGCAGCAGCGCTGCCTGAACCGGAGGAGTTAAACTTTGTGAGGAAGCATACTCTGCAGATTGCTCAGGTGTTAAAGAAATCCGGGGAGGCTTGGGAATTGACAAGACAGTCCACAATTCGCATTTTCGGGGACCGGCCGGGCACTTACGGCGCTGGAGTGGATCTGGCTTTAAAAGCCAGTGCTTGGAAAAATGAAAGGGACCTGGCTAAAACTTTCGTATATTTTTCCTCCTATGCCTATGGGAATGCCCTGGCGGGACAGCCGGCAGCCCTGGAATTTGTAGAAAATGTAAAAGCTGCTCAGTTGGCGTATGATACTACTACTTCCAAACGTTGTGATATCCTGTCTTCGGGATTTGGTGCTTCGGTTCAGGGTGGGTTCAACCTGGTTAAGAAAGTCATGCATGGCAAAGAACTGAAGCAGTATCATGGTTCCCGGGAAAATCCCGAAGAAATAAAAGTCAGCAGCCTAGAAGAAAAGATGCAGGAAAACTTGGAGGAAAAGCTGTTCAATCCCTTATGGAAAGAAAGTGTTAAGGAGAAAGGGTATCTGGGAGCTTCAGAACTGATGCAGAGGATGCAGAATGTTTTTGAGTGGCAGTGCGTAACTGAAATATTTCCTGACACGGTACTGGACCGGCTGGTGGAGGAGTATGTAAACGATGATGAAATGAGGGAGTGGTTTTTAGAACACAACCCTTTTTCTGCTGAGGAAATCGCTCGAAGATTTTTGGAATTGTTTCAGCGGGAAAAATGGCAGGCAGATTCCGTGGTACTGCAAAAATTAAAGAGCAATTACCTGAAGCTGGAGGGAGACCTGGAGGAACGTCTGGGAGAGAACCAAGGGGAAATACAAGCCGGTACCATTGAGGTTATCAATGATGCAGAGGTTGAAGAATGGAAGGAAAAGCTGGAAGGCGTGGAAAAGCTTTTTAAAACAAATGATTTAAACTCAATCGGGAAAGGAGACTGA
- the cobN gene encoding cobaltochelatase subunit CobN has translation MYRVLFIFGGHDSAYHLQEARQILEQQYPGQFELYFMDTYKIDDDPKEYTRCVQQAHDCDFIFLIIHGGLSYFKKFKDFFESCCGKKKIFINSGIEDEVEELMDRTGLTPREYSNIYRYYAMGGSQNAFNLILWLANRFNQGKFVIEEPIMPRWEGLYDPDEEITHEESHIGIIAGKNKPVIGVLFYTNKIQNNNLEHIDCIINQIKALGAVPLAVYTSITKNDSLGTKGIDWSIDNYLMKDGRPVVDAVINTAGFSLSIMANPGDGTKVVEESILEKLGVPVLQAMTTFFTLEQWEESLAGLDMMSLSSSVYQPEFDGQIISVPVAYSQVVKDHVGEKRIFRPIEGRVAKVCRLAVNWARLRYIPNHEKKVAIIFHNMPPRNDMIGCAFGLDSPAAVYNIVESLKETGIKTDYNFADSAEIINRIIDGVTNDTRWLPSEKILENSAAVVEGRRYRDWFSQFGQKVQEKMISDWGEPPGTFMAWEDKMFVPGILNGNIFIGLQPPRAFKEKAEESYHSTDMVCPHQYLGYYRWIKHVFGADIIIHMGTHGTLEWLPGKEIALSRDCYPDLAIDDLPHLYPYIINVPGEGVQAKRRSYAVILDHLIPSMVESDTYDELASVDDLIKEYYHAQKGSPGKIPYLQEQIWELAEKLELNMDLRVDKQKALQDFEAFIDELHTWVNRIKTSLIKDGLHVFGEVPPGVRFKNMLTSLVRLQNGEVPSLPESICRAKGLDYEKLKSDPTCTWEAGNTSLMILEEIQRQGTELMDELETRDYREHKITEVIEKVFAGIYTGAEGTDLSPLENCLRFICSDLKPRLEDTVEELKYLVKGVNGEFVTPGPSGCPTRGMARILPTGRNFFTIDPSAVPTRASWEVGKRLGDDLIQRYLKEEGKYPESVAIVIYAGETMKTCGDDIAEILYLLGIKPCWLGSTERVIGMEVIPLEQLGRPRIDVTLRISGLFRDTFPNLIGFIEDAITLTAGLEEDLKSNYVRKHVLQEVGELVQQGISKKEAEKQASLRIFGCPPGTYGAGVDILINSKKWQEVGDLGKVYTLWGGHAYGRKIHGDKKQEVFAHRLANTQITVKNESSMEIDMYDDDDYYNYHGGMIAAVRTFSGKKPRSYCGDSADPQRPEIRDTNEETARIMRARVLNPKWLEGLKKHGYKGAQEVSGLVDRVFGWDATADVVEDWMYNRITEFYVFNPENREWIQEQNPWALHNIVEKLMEANQRGMWNASEEDLEKLKKIYLEIEGDVEEYL, from the coding sequence ATGTATAGAGTTTTGTTTATTTTTGGCGGCCATGATTCTGCCTATCATTTACAGGAGGCCAGGCAGATTTTAGAACAGCAATATCCGGGACAATTTGAATTATATTTCATGGATACCTATAAAATAGATGATGATCCTAAAGAATATACCCGTTGTGTGCAGCAGGCCCATGACTGTGATTTTATATTTTTAATTATCCATGGAGGGTTAAGCTATTTTAAAAAGTTCAAAGATTTCTTTGAGAGCTGCTGTGGTAAAAAGAAAATATTTATTAATTCAGGGATTGAAGATGAAGTTGAGGAGCTGATGGATAGAACCGGCTTAACCCCCCGGGAGTATAGTAATATCTATCGTTATTATGCTATGGGCGGCAGTCAAAACGCCTTTAATTTGATTTTATGGCTGGCTAATCGGTTTAACCAGGGCAAATTTGTCATTGAAGAGCCCATAATGCCCAGGTGGGAGGGGCTCTATGACCCGGATGAAGAAATTACCCATGAGGAAAGCCATATAGGGATAATAGCCGGAAAAAATAAGCCGGTAATAGGGGTGCTCTTTTATACTAACAAAATTCAAAACAATAATTTGGAGCATATTGACTGCATAATTAATCAGATTAAAGCTCTGGGAGCAGTACCCCTGGCAGTTTATACTTCCATTACCAAAAATGACTCCCTGGGAACTAAGGGGATAGATTGGTCAATTGATAATTACCTGATGAAAGATGGAAGGCCTGTGGTGGATGCAGTAATTAATACTGCAGGTTTTTCTCTGAGTATTATGGCTAACCCTGGTGACGGTACCAAGGTGGTAGAAGAAAGCATACTGGAGAAGTTGGGAGTTCCGGTTCTGCAGGCCATGACCACATTTTTCACCCTGGAGCAGTGGGAGGAGTCCTTGGCAGGACTGGATATGATGTCTTTAAGCAGCAGTGTCTACCAGCCGGAATTTGATGGTCAGATTATCAGCGTTCCCGTGGCCTACAGCCAGGTGGTCAAAGACCATGTAGGGGAAAAGCGGATTTTCCGGCCTATTGAAGGGAGGGTAGCCAAGGTCTGTCGCCTGGCAGTAAATTGGGCCCGTCTGCGGTATATTCCTAACCATGAAAAAAAAGTGGCCATTATCTTTCACAATATGCCCCCCAGAAATGACATGATTGGCTGTGCCTTCGGCCTGGATTCACCGGCGGCGGTCTATAATATTGTAGAAAGCCTGAAAGAGACGGGCATTAAAACGGACTATAATTTTGCCGATAGTGCTGAAATTATAAACAGAATCATTGATGGAGTAACTAATGATACCCGCTGGCTGCCATCGGAGAAAATATTGGAGAACAGCGCTGCCGTGGTGGAGGGCCGCCGTTATAGAGACTGGTTTTCTCAGTTCGGGCAGAAGGTGCAGGAGAAAATGATTTCTGACTGGGGAGAGCCTCCAGGAACGTTTATGGCCTGGGAGGATAAGATGTTCGTGCCGGGGATTTTGAACGGCAATATCTTTATTGGACTGCAGCCCCCCAGGGCCTTTAAAGAGAAGGCGGAGGAAAGTTATCACAGCACGGATATGGTATGCCCCCACCAGTATCTGGGTTATTATCGATGGATTAAACATGTTTTTGGGGCAGATATCATTATCCATATGGGCACCCACGGTACCCTGGAATGGCTTCCGGGAAAAGAAATTGCCCTATCCAGGGACTGCTATCCCGACCTGGCCATTGATGACCTTCCTCATCTCTACCCTTACATTATTAATGTGCCGGGGGAAGGAGTACAGGCCAAAAGAAGGTCTTATGCGGTTATTTTGGATCATTTAATCCCCTCCATGGTGGAGAGCGATACATACGATGAACTGGCTTCTGTAGACGATCTTATTAAAGAGTATTACCATGCTCAGAAAGGAAGCCCGGGCAAAATCCCTTATTTACAAGAACAGATCTGGGAGCTGGCGGAGAAGCTGGAACTGAACATGGATTTGAGAGTGGATAAACAAAAAGCCCTACAAGATTTTGAAGCTTTTATAGATGAGCTGCACACCTGGGTGAATAGAATTAAAACTTCCTTAATTAAGGACGGATTACATGTCTTCGGAGAGGTTCCACCGGGAGTACGGTTTAAAAATATGCTGACCAGTCTGGTACGGCTGCAGAATGGAGAAGTGCCTTCGCTGCCGGAATCTATTTGTCGGGCCAAAGGATTGGATTATGAAAAGCTAAAAAGTGATCCCACCTGTACCTGGGAAGCAGGAAATACCAGCCTGATGATCCTGGAGGAAATTCAACGACAGGGCACGGAGTTAATGGATGAGCTGGAAACCCGGGATTACCGGGAACATAAAATCACTGAAGTCATTGAGAAAGTTTTTGCAGGCATTTATACCGGGGCTGAGGGAACTGACTTAAGCCCTCTGGAAAACTGTTTGCGTTTTATATGCAGTGATTTGAAGCCCAGGCTGGAGGACACGGTGGAGGAACTAAAATATTTAGTTAAAGGGGTAAATGGGGAATTTGTGACACCAGGGCCTTCCGGCTGCCCTACCCGGGGGATGGCCAGGATACTGCCTACGGGCCGAAACTTTTTTACCATCGACCCTTCGGCTGTTCCTACCCGGGCCTCCTGGGAAGTGGGGAAAAGGCTGGGGGATGACTTAATACAAAGGTATTTAAAAGAAGAAGGTAAATATCCTGAAAGTGTGGCCATTGTCATCTACGCCGGGGAAACCATGAAAACCTGTGGAGATGATATTGCGGAAATTTTGTATCTGTTGGGCATAAAACCCTGCTGGCTGGGGAGCACTGAACGGGTTATTGGAATGGAAGTAATCCCCTTGGAGCAGCTGGGGAGGCCCCGGATCGATGTAACTCTCAGGATCAGCGGGCTTTTCCGAGATACTTTCCCTAACCTGATAGGTTTCATAGAAGATGCTATAACTTTGACGGCGGGATTGGAGGAGGACCTAAAATCCAATTATGTGCGTAAGCATGTATTGCAGGAGGTAGGAGAACTGGTCCAGCAGGGGATTTCTAAAAAAGAGGCGGAAAAACAGGCTTCCCTGCGTATTTTTGGCTGTCCTCCGGGAACATACGGGGCCGGGGTGGATATTTTAATCAACAGCAAAAAATGGCAGGAGGTGGGTGACCTGGGCAAGGTTTATACCCTCTGGGGAGGCCATGCCTACGGCCGGAAAATTCATGGGGACAAGAAACAGGAAGTCTTTGCCCACAGGTTGGCCAACACCCAGATTACTGTAAAAAATGAGTCCTCCATGGAAATTGATATGTATGATGACGATGATTATTATAATTACCACGGGGGAATGATTGCGGCGGTGAGGACATTCAGCGGGAAAAAACCCCGTTCTTACTGTGGAGACAGCGCAGATCCCCAGCGTCCCGAAATTCGGGACACCAATGAAGAAACTGCCAGGATTATGCGGGCCCGGGTTTTAAATCCCAAATGGTTGGAGGGCTTAAAAAAGCACGGCTACAAGGGAGCCCAGGAGGTATCCGGCCTGGTTGACCGGGTTTTTGGTTGGGATGCTACGGCAGATGTGGTGGAGGATTGGATGTACAACAGGATTACCGAATTCTATGTGTTTAACCCGGAAAACCGGGAGTGGATCCAGGAGCAGAATCCCTGGGCTCTGCATAACATCGTGGAGAAGCTGATGGAAGCCAACCAAAGGGGGATGTGGAACGCCTCTGAAGAAGACCTGGAAAAGCTGAAAAAAATATATCTGGAAATTGAAGGGGATGTAGAGGAATATCTTTAG
- a CDS encoding adenosylcobinamide amidohydrolase produces the protein MIFKTDLGDEIHRYQKSLVVLFKGKRKVLSTSPINGGYNEDLKAVFNNDCNPGAGIACELKAPTYEEHMELIAEELGLNSNSAAGIGTAASMDNVSIQVENHEGLSVTAVVTGGVEVNGGRVGDPASYDERKELAEVKKARGTINIILEINVDLTPAALTRALVTCTEAKTAALQELMAPSRYSTGLATGSGTDGTILICNGDSPYLLTNTGKHSKLGELIGRSVKSAVKEALHKQSGLNPKDQRSVLKRFDRYGLTEESLWRRYCHLAGSQPLQKPDFIHNLHVLEREAKLVAYASLYIHLLDQYDWQLLNQWEIEETAAVILENVQKLLNVKAPEEITISGDDHLIGRLTGYFEEVMVRAAGKLEEKPPHNIPGGDGDV, from the coding sequence ATGATTTTTAAAACGGACCTGGGGGATGAAATTCACCGCTACCAAAAAAGTCTCGTGGTTCTATTCAAGGGAAAGAGAAAGGTGCTCAGCACATCTCCTATTAACGGGGGGTATAATGAGGATTTGAAGGCGGTTTTTAACAACGACTGCAACCCGGGAGCCGGCATAGCCTGTGAGTTAAAGGCGCCTACCTATGAAGAACACATGGAGTTAATAGCTGAAGAACTGGGCCTAAATTCCAACTCTGCTGCCGGTATTGGGACGGCTGCTTCAATGGACAATGTCTCTATACAGGTGGAAAATCATGAGGGCCTAAGCGTTACAGCTGTTGTTACGGGAGGAGTTGAGGTCAACGGCGGTAGAGTGGGGGATCCCGCCTCATATGATGAGAGGAAAGAGCTGGCGGAGGTAAAGAAGGCCCGGGGAACGATTAATATTATTTTGGAAATAAACGTAGATTTAACCCCTGCTGCCCTTACCCGGGCTCTGGTTACCTGCACGGAAGCAAAAACAGCTGCCCTTCAGGAATTGATGGCCCCCAGCCGATACTCTACAGGGTTGGCAACAGGCAGCGGTACTGACGGCACCATATTGATATGTAATGGAGATTCACCATATTTGCTGACTAATACGGGAAAGCATTCCAAGCTGGGGGAACTCATAGGCAGGTCAGTCAAGAGTGCGGTAAAAGAGGCACTTCATAAGCAGTCCGGCTTGAACCCAAAGGACCAGCGAAGTGTCCTTAAGAGGTTTGACCGCTACGGGTTAACAGAAGAAAGCCTTTGGCGGAGATACTGCCATTTGGCCGGGTCCCAACCATTACAGAAACCGGATTTTATTCATAACCTTCATGTCCTGGAGAGAGAGGCTAAGCTGGTTGCTTACGCCTCCCTGTACATCCATCTGCTTGACCAGTATGACTGGCAGCTTCTAAATCAATGGGAAATTGAGGAAACCGCCGCCGTTATTTTAGAAAATGTCCAAAAACTATTGAATGTAAAAGCACCGGAAGAGATTACTATTTCAGGGGATGATCATCTCATCGGGCGCTTAACAGGTTATTTTGAAGAAGTTATGGTCCGGGCTGCGGGGAAGTTAGAGGAAAAGCCTCCTCACAATATCCCGGGAGGTGACGGTGATGTATAG
- a CDS encoding ABC transporter ATP-binding protein codes for MNTQELAVGYGKKIIIDQINLEVLKGQLICLLGPNGSGKSTILKSLCGFLAPVQGTVYLKNQNIFKVKSSELAKNMAVVLTERLSPGLMTSFDIASMGRHPHTGFFGYLTDKDVEKTREALRMVNAWDIAYQFFNELSDGQKQKVMLARALAQEPEIIVLDEPTTHLDVRHRIEVMGILNKLSREKGITVILSLHEVDLALKSCEIAILVKDNKILACGPPEEIIKENTVTELFDINCAHFNNILGSVELCSNNCSSSIFIIGGGGSATGLYRLLSRRGYGVSTGVIHENDVDYHVAKATGAVISSEKAFEPIGDGAFKKANSLINSSNLIIDSGFPAGFLNKRNISLAELAIKKGKRIYALRDEAGCRKIYGAQNWDSIICCKNSGELFHHITPDLVKAV; via the coding sequence ATGAATACGCAGGAACTGGCTGTAGGGTACGGCAAAAAAATAATTATCGACCAGATTAATCTGGAGGTGCTAAAAGGTCAACTGATCTGCCTTCTGGGCCCCAATGGGTCAGGAAAATCAACCATCTTAAAGTCACTGTGCGGTTTTTTAGCCCCGGTACAGGGTACCGTTTACTTGAAAAATCAAAATATATTCAAGGTTAAGTCTTCTGAGCTGGCTAAAAATATGGCTGTTGTCCTGACAGAACGCCTGTCTCCAGGATTGATGACCAGTTTTGATATTGCTTCCATGGGGAGGCATCCTCATACTGGCTTTTTCGGTTACCTTACGGACAAAGATGTTGAAAAAACCAGGGAGGCGCTGCGTATGGTCAATGCTTGGGATATTGCCTACCAGTTCTTTAATGAGCTGAGCGATGGGCAGAAACAAAAGGTTATGCTGGCCCGTGCCCTGGCTCAGGAACCGGAGATAATTGTTTTGGATGAGCCTACCACTCACCTGGATGTCCGTCACCGCATCGAAGTGATGGGAATCCTGAACAAACTGTCCAGGGAGAAGGGGATTACCGTAATACTGTCCCTGCATGAGGTTGACCTGGCATTAAAAAGCTGTGAAATTGCTATACTGGTTAAAGATAACAAAATACTGGCCTGCGGCCCTCCAGAGGAGATTATTAAAGAAAACACTGTAACGGAACTCTTTGATATCAACTGTGCTCATTTTAACAACATACTGGGCTCTGTAGAACTTTGTTCCAATAATTGCAGCTCTTCCATTTTTATAATTGGGGGCGGGGGCAGTGCCACTGGTCTTTATCGACTGCTCTCTAGAAGGGGTTATGGAGTAAGCACGGGGGTTATCCATGAAAATGATGTGGATTACCACGTGGCAAAGGCCACTGGAGCAGTAATCAGCAGTGAAAAGGCTTTTGAGCCAATAGGAGACGGAGCTTTTAAAAAAGCCAATTCTTTAATTAACAGTTCAAACCTTATCATAGATTCCGGTTTTCCCGCAGGGTTTCTTAATAAACGCAATATAAGCCTTGCTGAACTGGCCATTAAGAAGGGGAAAAGAATTTACGCTCTCCGGGATGAAGCAGGCTGCAGGAAAATATACGGCGCGCAGAATTGGGACAGCATAATCTGCTGTAAAAACAGTGGAGAGCTTTTTCACCACATAACTCCTGATTTAGTGAAAGCAGTATAA
- a CDS encoding ATP-binding protein, which translates to MKNKKNTYPFCAIVGQEQMKKALILNIINPALGGVLIRGEKGTAKSTAVRALADLLPEMKVIEDCVFGCDPREKSTMCQSCLERSKKGETLPESTRKMMVIDLPVSATEDRVVGTLDIEHAIKKGEKKFEPGILAKANRSILYVDEVNLLDDHVVDVLLDSAAMGVNTIEREGVSYCHPANFVLVGTMNPEEGDLRPQLLDRFGLAVDVRGEGETKQRVEVIKRRLDYEKNPSEFDLKYKKEQSELGEQILKARENLKKVVFSDQILELSARISIEMGVDGHRADINMIKTALTIAAFNDQREITAEHLLEASALVLPHRMRRRPFEDGMLEFSKVEGIVKDYQERSIA; encoded by the coding sequence ATGAAAAACAAAAAAAATACCTATCCCTTCTGTGCTATCGTGGGGCAGGAACAGATGAAAAAGGCACTTATTTTAAATATTATTAACCCTGCCCTGGGAGGGGTACTCATCAGGGGAGAAAAGGGTACTGCAAAGTCTACGGCGGTACGAGCCCTGGCGGATCTGCTCCCGGAAATGAAAGTAATAGAAGATTGTGTTTTCGGCTGTGACCCCCGGGAAAAAAGCACCATGTGCCAGAGCTGTCTGGAGAGGAGCAAAAAGGGAGAAACCCTTCCGGAAAGCACCCGGAAGATGATGGTAATAGACCTGCCGGTCAGCGCTACGGAGGATCGGGTGGTGGGCACCCTGGACATTGAGCATGCCATAAAAAAAGGGGAAAAGAAATTTGAGCCGGGGATTTTGGCTAAAGCAAACCGCAGCATTTTATATGTAGATGAAGTGAACCTGCTGGATGACCATGTGGTAGACGTTCTGCTGGATTCCGCCGCCATGGGGGTGAATACCATTGAAAGGGAAGGGGTTTCCTACTGTCACCCGGCAAATTTTGTTTTAGTGGGGACCATGAACCCTGAAGAGGGAGATTTGCGCCCTCAGTTGCTGGACCGGTTTGGGTTAGCCGTAGATGTCCGGGGAGAGGGGGAAACGAAGCAGAGAGTTGAAGTGATCAAAAGAAGGTTGGATTATGAAAAAAATCCTTCGGAATTTGATTTGAAGTATAAAAAAGAGCAGTCTGAACTGGGAGAGCAGATTCTAAAAGCCAGAGAAAATTTAAAAAAGGTGGTATTTTCGGATCAAATATTGGAGTTATCAGCTAGAATCTCTATTGAAATGGGGGTTGACGGACACAGGGCAGATATCAATATGATTAAAACAGCCCTTACCATTGCTGCTTTTAACGACCAGAGGGAAATAACTGCAGAGCATTTGTTGGAAGCCTCAGCGCTGGTCCTGCCCCACCGCATGAGAAGAAGGCCCTTTGAAGATGGAATGTTGGAGTTTTCAAAAGTGGAAGGAATTGTAAAGGATTATCAGGAAAGGAGCATTGCTTAA